GGTGGCGCTTCTGATCATCAAAGCGTCCTGGGACCTGCTGCAAGAGGCCTTTATGCCGCTCTTGGACCAGCGGCTTCCCGAAGAGGAAGAGAGCCAGATTCAGGAGCGGATCCAGCGCCATGCTGAGAAGTATGTCAACGTCCATGCCATCCGCACACGCCGTTCCGGCGCTGAGCGCCACATCGACATGCACATGGTCTTTTGCAAACAGACATCGATTCAGGAGACCCATGAGATCTCCGACCGGGTGGAGGCAGAAATCCAGGAAATCTTCCCCCGGAGCACCGTCCTCGTCCACCAGGAACCATGCGATGAACGTTGTGGCGAGTGCCAGTTTGCTCACAAACGAGGGAAACAATGATCCACCCCCCCGGGATCCCGGGGGTTTTCTGCTATACCCGGCGAGACCGCCTATGATTCGCTACGATATCCGCAGGTTATCTGCCGCTATCGCAGGGATCATTTTTATACCGACGGAACGCGATTTTCATTCATGAGAATAGTGTATAGTAAAATCTGGAACAATGAAGGCAACCTTTCGCGATAGAAGAGGATTTCGATTCCTTTTGGAGGATTTCCGCAGCGCGAAGAGAAAATAGTAATGTCTTTGCCCTTTTTTGCGTTTTTCGAAGAAATCATAGACTTGCCGTTAAGGCCTTCCCGGGAGGTGAGCAGATGCAGGTAACCTTGGGACAGTTGTTAAAGCGTGTCCAGAGCTATACGCAGAACCCGACCGATCTCGAATTCGTCCGCCGGGCCTTTGAATATGCCGATGCAGCCCACACCGGCCAATTGCGCAAGTCCGGGGAACCCTACATCTACCATCCCATGGCCGTTGCCTATATCCTGGCCGACCTGGAACTGGACGTGGCGACGATCGCCGCCGGTCTGCTCCATGACGTGGTGGAGGATACGCCGATCACCCAGGAGCAGTTGGAAAAGGATTTCGGTCCCGAAGTGGCCCTCATGGTCGACGGTGTGACCAAATTGAGCCGTTTGGAATTTCACTCCAAGCAGGAGCAGCAGGTCGAGAGCCTGCGCAAGATGTTCCTGGCCATGGCCAAGGACATCCGCGTCATCCTGATCAAACTGGCCGACCGGTTGCACAACATGCGCACCCTCAAACACCAGACGCCGGAAAAACAGCGGGAGATCGCCATTGAGACGATCGAGCTTTTCGCCCCGCTGGCCAACCGGCTCGGGATTTCACGCATCAAGTGGGAACTGGAAGACCTGGCCCTCCGCTACATGGAGCCCGAGACCTACTACGACCTGGTGACGCGCATCGCCACCAAGCGGGCCGAGCGGGAGGAACGGATCAACGAGATCATCGCCGTCTTGCGAGAAAAGCTGGACGCCGTCGGCATCCAGGCGGAGATCTCGGGTCGGCCGAAGCACTTCTATTCCATCTACCGCAAGATGACGTCGCAGAAGAAGGACCTTTCCGAGATTTACGACCTGATCGCCGTCCGCGTCCTCGTCGATTCTGTGAAGGATTGCTACGGCGCCCTGGGGATCATCCATACCATCTGGAAGCCGATCCCCATGCGCTTCAAGGATTACATCGCCACGCCGAAGACGAACATGTACCAGTCGCTGCACACCACCCTCGTCGGACCCCTTGGCGAGCCCTTCGAGGTGCAGATCCGCACCGCCGAGATGCACCGGACTGCCGAATACGGCATCGCCGCCCACTGGAAGTACAAAGAGGGAGGCAAGGTACAGGGACGCAGCTTCGAGGAGAAGCTGGCCTGGTTGCGCCAACTGCTCGAATGGCAGTCCGATCAGAAGGATACGCAGACCTTCATGGAGACCCTGAAGATCGAGTTTTTCTCTGACGCCGTCTTCGTCTTCACCCCCAAAGGGGATGTGATCGAACTGCCGGCCGGGTCGACGCCCATCGACTTCGCCTACCGCATCCACTCCAATGTGGGCCACCGCTGCATGGGCGCCAAGGTGAACGGGCGCATCGTCCCTCTCGATTACCAACTGAACAACGGGGAGATCATTGAGGTATTGACGAAAACGACGGCGGGTCCCTCTCGGGACTGGCTGAATGTCGTCAAGACCTCGAACGCTCGCAACCGCATCCGCCAGTGGTTTAAGAAGGAGAAGCGGGAAGAATTCGTCGAGCGGGGCAAAGAAGCCCTGGAAGCGGAACTGAAAAGACTCAAGTTCGACCCGAATGATGTATTGAAGGCCGAGCGGATGCTGGACATCAGCAAGCGTTTCAATTATCAGACGGTAGACGATGTTTACTTCGCCATCGGCGACGGCGTCTTGACGGTCAACCAGATCATCCTGCGCCTTAAAGATGAATTGAAAAAAGAAAAACGCCTGGAAGAGGACCTGGCGCCGCCGCCGGAGGTGAAGCCTTTCTCCGGTTTCGGCAAGCCCTCTCAGGGCGTGCGGGTGCGCGGCGTCGACAATGTGCTGATCCGCTTTTCCCGTTGCTGCAACCCCTTGCCGGGCGACGAGATCATCGGCTATATCACCAAGGGGCGCGGCGTCTCCATCCACCGCGTCGACTGCACCAATATGGTCAACATGTCGGAAGAGGAGCGGGAACGGATCGTCGAGGTCGCCTGGGACACCACCTCCCAAGCCACCTACCAGGTGGAGATGGAGGTCATCGCCATGGACCGCGAGCGACTGACGACCGATGTGATGCTGTCGGTGGCTGACGCGAAGACGTCGATCAACTCCATCTACTCGCGAGCCACAAAGAATAAGATGGCCCAGATCAACATGGTTGTCGAGATCCGCGATCTCGGACATCTAAAATTCCTGATGGACAAGGTCTCCAAGGTGCGCGATGTCCTCGAAGTTCGCCGCCTGACACCCAACACCCGGCCGGATAAAGAGGGAGAATCCCTTTTGGGCTAAATGGGGCGGCTTGTTTCGAATCGGCCTGCGGGAAGCAAGCGATAAGATAGGGGGATGCCTTTTTGCGCGCCTTGATCCAGCGGGTGTTGCGCGGGCGGGTGACCGTCGAGGGGAATGAGGTCGGCGCCATCGGACCGGGACTGGTTGTCCTCGTCGGCGCCGGTCAGGGTGATGGGGAAGCCGATGCCCGCTATGTGGCCGAAAAAATCGCCCACCTGCGTATTTTCGAAGATGAACAGGGAAAGATGAACCGCTCTGTCTCCGATGTGGGCGGCGAGGTCCTCGTCGTCAGCCAGTTCACCCTCTATGGCGACTGCCGCAAAGGTCGCCGGCCCGGCTTTTCCCAAGCGGCGCCGCCCGATGAGGCGCGTCGCCTCGTGGAAACGGTCGTCGAGGAATTAAGGAAGTTTAACCTGACGGTGGCCACGGGACAGTTCCAGGCCCATATGGTCGTCGAGATCATTAACGACGGCCCCGTTACGCTGATGGTGGAAGGAAGAGGAAGCGAATCATGAACATCCGCCGTTGGGAAGCAGGCATGCTCGCCGCCAACTGCTATCTCGTTCAGTGTCCTGAAACGGGCGAGGCCGCCCTCATCGATCCCGGCGGTGACGGAGAGATGCTCCTGCGCCGCGCCGGGGAAGCCAAAGCCAAGATCGTGGCCATCATCAACACCCACGGCCACGGCGACCATATCGCCGCCAATGGCGACATTAAAAAAGCGACCGGGGCGCCGCTCCTCTGCCATGAAGCAGAGGCGGCGGCCATCATCTCGCCAGGCAAGAACCTTTCCCTTTACACCGGTGTACCGATTACCAGCCCGGCGGCAGACCGGTTGCTTGAGGACGGAGACGTGATCACCATCGGGAAAACGGTCCGGTTAGAGGTGCTTCACACGCCAGGCCATACGGTCGGGGGCATCTGCCTGAAGGGAGAGGGCGTCGTCTTTACCGGGGACACCCTCTTTTATGGATCCATCGGGCGAACGGACTTTCCCGGCGGCTCCTACAGTCAGATTCTCCATTCCATCCGGGAGAAACTGCTCACCCTGCCTGACGACACGGTCGTCTACCCCGGCCACGGACCGGAGAGCACCATCGGTTTCGAGCGGGTGAACAATCCCTTTTTGGCTGATTAAATATTTGACATTGATTGCTGACGGCTTGGAGGTTATCCCATGGATGTCTGCTTGCGGGGGATGCCCCCGGGGTATGGGGTCACCCTGCAAGAAATCCTCTGGATCCATTTCCCCGGCGCCCAGTTTGTCGAGAATGACGACCTTTCGCCGGAAGGCGATTGTTTTGCCGCCACGGAGATTGAAAAAGATACAGCAGAGGTTCGCTTTCGTGAGGAAGCCGGAGGGGAAGGGCTGCCGGTGATCACGGCCCGGTTCTGCCATGCCGGCAGAGAAGGAGTGGGGCAGGCCACGCTGTCGCCCAATGGGGAGAAGGAGAGTGGCGATAGCGACACTGTTTACGACGACAACCGGCGAGAAGGGGAGAACGCCCGCCGGCGTGCCGCAAAACTCGCCCTCTTGCGGGCATTGGAGGACTACTGCGGCGCTCCGCCCAACACCTGGGGGATCCTGACGGGCGTGCGCCCGGCGAAGATCGTCCATCGCCGCCTCGACCAGGGGAAAGACCGGGAATCCATCCGGGCGGAACTGCTTCGCGATTACGCCCTCCAGCCGGAAAAGGCGGATTTGCTCCTGGAGATCGCTCTTCGGCAGCGCCCCTTTTTCTACGCCGGCCCCGATGATCGCCACAAGGCCGGCGTCTACATCGGCATCCCTTTTTGCCCCACCCGGTGCCTATACTGCTCCTTTCCCGGCTATGACGTCAAGAAATTCAAAGGCTGGCTGGAGCCCTTTCTTCATTCGTTGCGGAGGGAGATCGAGGCGGTCGGTTCGGCGCTCCGCCAGGCGGGGCGGCAGGTGCAGCATATCTACATCGGCGGCGGTACGCCGACGGCGCTGACTGCGGATCAACTGGAAGAATTGCTCCGTTGGGTCAATCAGCACCTGCGCGGTCCCGAGACGGTGGAGTTCACCCTGGAAGGCGGCCGTCCGGACACGCTGGACCGTGACAAACTGGAACGCGCCTTCGCCGGCGGCGTCAACCGGTTGAGCATCAACCCCCAGTCGATGAACGCCGATACGCTGGAACGGATCGGCCGCTGCCACCGGCCTGGCGAAGTGGTGGAGGCTGTTGAACTGGCCCGCGCCATCGGCTTTCCCGTCATCAACATGGACATGATCATCGGCCTGCCAGGCGAGGACGCCAACGCTGTCCGCAACACCTTGGATCAAATCGCCCCGCTCCGCCCCGAGAACCTGACGGTCCACACGATGGCCATCAAGCGGGCTTCGCGGCTGACGGCAGAGAGGGAACAGTGGATCCTGCCCACGGCGGATGAGGTGGAGGCCATGCTGGCCGTCACCCGCGAAGGCGCGCGCGACTTGGGGCTCGTCCCCTATTACCTGTACCGGCAGAAGCGCATCCTGGCCAATCAGGAGAATGTGGGCTACACATTGCCGGGACAGGAGTGCATCTATAACATTCATGTCATGGAGGAGCGCCAGACCATCTGGGGGCTCGGCGCCGGCGCAGCGACGAAAATCGTCCGCGCTGAAGACGGCGAGATCCTCGACTCCTGGCACAACCCGAAGGATCCCATGAACTACGTGGAGCGCCTCGACGGAATCATCGGGCGCAAACTGAAAAAACTGGAGGGAACCCTATGCTGACCGGCGCTCCGCGCGGCACCAAGGACATCCTGCCCGCCCAGTCGCGGCACTGGCAGACCCTGGAGGACACCATCCGGCGCCTCTGCCGCGAATACGGCTATGAAGAGATCCGCACCCCCATCTTTGAACACAGCGAGGTCTTCCACCGCGGCGTGGGGGAGACCACGGACATCGTCCAGAAGGAAACCTACGACTTTCAGGACCGCGGCGGCCGCGACCTGACGTTGCGCCCTGAGGGCACCGCTCCGACTGTGCGCGCCCTGCTCGAACATAAGCTCTACGCCGGCCCGTTGCCGGTGAAGGTCTACTATACAGGTCCCATGTTCCGCTTCGGCCGTCCCCAGGCAGGACGGCTGCGCCAGTTTCACCAGTTCGGCATCGAGGTCTTCGGCGCTACCGGCCCCCGCGTCGACGCCGAGGTCATCGCCATGGCCATGGACTTCTACAGCCGGCTGGGCTTGAAAAACCTGGAACTGCTCCTAAACTCCATCGGTTGCCAAGCATGCCGCCCGGCCCACCGCGAGGCCTTGCACCAGTTCTTGAGCCCGAAAGCGGGCGAACTCTGCGAGGACTGCAAAAAGCGGATGGACCGCAACCCCTTGCGGGTATTGGACTGCAAGAACCAGCGTTGCCAGGAGCTTTCCCAGGGCGCGCCGACGACGGTGAACCACCTCTGTGACGATTGCGCCAACCACTTCGCCGACGTGAAAGAACTCCTCGACGCCGCCGGCGTCGCCTACACCCTCGACGACCGCCTCGTCCGCGGCCTCGACTACTACACGAAAACAGCCTTTGAGATCGTCTCGACGGACATCGGCGCCCAGTCCTCCATCGGCGGCGGCGGCCGCTACGACCACCTCGTCGAGGCCCTCGGCGGTCCGCCCGTGCCGGGCATCGGCTTCGGCCTCGGCCTGGAGCGGGTGCTCTTGACCATGGAGAATCAGGGGCTGCTTGCCGCCGACAGCCGCGAGCAGCGGGACCTCTTCATCGCCCTGGCCGGAGAAGGCACCGCCCCAGTCGCCTTCGGCCTCGCCCAGACGCTGCGCCGGCGCGGCGTTGCAGTGGAGATGGACTACCTGGAACGCTCCCTGAAAGCCCAGATGAAAACAGCCGACCGCTTCCATGTTCCCCATGTCGTCATCGTCGGCGAAGGGGAATTGAAAGAGGGGAAGATCACCCTGCGCACAATGGCGACAGGGGAGCAGCAGCAGATTCCCCTCGACGGAGCGACGGAATATCTATATAACCTCTTGGCAAACCGGGAAAACTAGTGATCATTGCGATCATGAATGTATTTTTAGAGAGAATAGGCGCGGCGGAATGTTCCCCTTGCGCTACATAGAAGAAAGGACGATTCACCAGATTATGAGCGATATGTTCACAGGCCTGAAACGATCCCACCAGGGCGGAGACCTGCGCATCGACCATGCCGGCCAGACGGTGACCCTCATGGGCTGGGTCCAGCGCCGCCGCGACCACGGCGGACTCATCTTTGTCGACCTGCGGGACCGCTCCGGTCTCGTCCAGGTTGTCTTCAGCCTGGAAGTGGGCAAAGAGGCCTTTACCAAAGCCGAAGGCGTCCGCAACGAGTACGTCCTCGCCGTCATGGGCGACGTGCGGCCCCGTCCCGAGGGCACCGTCAACGCCAACCTGCCCAGCGGGCAGATCGAGGTCTACGCCCGCCAGCTTTGGGTTTTAAACGGCGCCAAGACGCCGCCTTTTTACATCGAAGACGACGTGGAAGTCGATGAGACGGTGCGCCTCAAGTACCGCTACCTGGACCTGCGCCGCCCGGAGATGCAACGCAACCTGATCATCCGCCACAAGACGGCCAAAGCCATGCGCGACTTCCTTGACCGCAACGGCTTTTTGGAGATCGAAACGCCCATGCTGACCAAGTCCACGCCGGAGGGCGCCCGCGAGTTCATGGTGCCGAGCCGCATCCACCCGGGCGAGTTTTTCGTCCTGCCCCAGTCGCCCCAGCTCTATAAGCAAATCCTGATGGTGGCCGGCATGGAGCGCTACTTCCAGATCGTCCGCTGCTTCCGCGACGAGGACCTGCGGGCGGATCGCCAGCCCGAGTTCACCCAACTCGATATCGAGATGTCCTTCACCCAGATGGACGACCTGCTGGCCCTCATGGAGGAGATGGTCGCCCACATCTTCAAAGAAGCCCTGGGCAAGGACATCCCCACGCCCTTCCGCCGCATCCCCTACGCAGAGGCGATGGGCCGCTACGGCTCGGACAAGCCGGACCTGCGCTTCGGCCTCGAACTGATCGATCTGACTGAAACGGTCAAAGACGTGGAGTTCAAGGTCTTCGCCAGCGTCGTCAAGGGCGGCGGCGAGGTGAAGGCCATCAACGCCAAAGGCTGCGCCCACTTCTCCCGCAAAGAGATCGACGAACTGACGAAGGGCGTCGCCGTATACGGCGCCAAGGGCCTCGCCTATATCCAGATGACCGAGGATGGACCCAAGTCGCCCATCGCCAAGTTCTTCACCGACGAACAGTTCAACGCCGTCCTGGAACGGCTCGGCGCCGAAAAAGGCGACCTGCTCCTCTTCGTGGCCGACAAGCCCTCTGTCGTGGCCGCCGCCCTCGGCTTCCTGCGCCAGGAACTGGCCCGCCGCCTCAACCTGATCGACCCGGAAAAACTGGAGTTTGCCTGGGTCGTCGACTTCCCCCTCGTCGAATATGATCCGGAAGAAAAGCGCTACAACGCCATTCACCACCCCTTCACCGCGCCGAAAGACGAGGACCTGGACCTGCTCGACAAGGAACCGGGCAAGGTGCGGGCCAAGGCCTATGACCTGGTCCTCAACGGCGTCGAACTGGGCGGCGGCTCCCTGCGCATCTACCGCCGCGACATCCAGGAAAAGATGTTCGCCACCCTCGGCATGACCCCCGAAGAAGCCTACGAGAAGTTCGGCTTCCTCCTGGACGCCTTCGATTACGGCACACCGCCCCACGGCGGCATCGCCTTCGGCCTTGACCGCATGATCATGCTGATGACCGGCCGCGACACCATACGCGACGTCATCGCCTTCCCCAAAACCCAGTCCGCCTCTGACATGATGGTCGATGCGCCGAGCGTCGTCACCCCCCGGCAGTTGAAAGACCTGCACATCAAGCTGGACCTCCCCGTCAAAGCGCCGAAAGCCGAGCCGGCCAAGAAGTGAGACAACACGCCTTTGCCAGAACGGAACTGATCATCGGCGACAAGGGGATCGAACGCCTGGCCAGCGCCACCGTGGCCGTCTTCGGGGTGGGCGGCGTCGGCTCCTTCACGGTCGAGGCCCTGGCGAGAAGCGGCGTAGGCCATCTGGTGCTGGTTGATCATGACGAGATCTGCCTGACCAATGTGAACCGGCAACTGCACGCCCTCCACTCCACCGTGGGTCGGCCCAAGGTCGAGGTCATGGCCGAGCGGGTCATGGACATCAACCCGCAGGCGAAAGTGACCTGCCACCGGCGCTTTTACGGCGTCGAGGCGGGGGAGGAGATCATCACGCCTGAACTGGACTACGTCGTCGACGCCATCGATACGGTGAAGGGGAAACTGACGATCATCGAAAAGGCCAAAGCGGTGGGCGTCCCTGTCGTCAGCGCCCTCGGCGCCGGGAACAAGCTCGATCCGACCCGCTTCCAGGTGGCCGACATCTACGAGACGACGATGGATCCGCTGGCCAAGGTGATGCGCAAGGAACTGCGCAAGCGCGGCGTTGACAAACTGAAAGTGGTCTATTCGACGGAGGCGCCGCGTCCCCTCAAAGGGGAGGCGGCCTGCGCCGACAACTGCATCTGCCCGCATCCGGAGGGTCCCTTCGGCGCATCATGTAAGCAGAAGCGCCAGATACCGGGAAGCATCTCTTTTGTCCCTTCCGTGGCCGGTTTGATCCTCGCCTCCGTCGTCGTCCGCGATATCCTTGAAGCTTCCGGTCTGTTGACAGCGGCGAAATAACCTTTTATAATGAATATGGATACGGGGTATGGGTATCCCCTGGGGGTGGCGGATCTGGAATGTACCCAATCGAAAGAGGCGCTGATCCGGCGATTAAAGAAAATTGAAGGCCAGATCAAAGGCATTCAAAAAATGATCGCTGACGACAAAGCCTGCCTCGACCTACTCGTCCAAGTCGCTGCGGCCCGGGCGGCCATCAACCGGGTTGGCACATTGATCATCATGAATCATACCCGCCGGTGCCTTTCCAACGTGCCACTCTCGGGAGAACAGGAAAAAGCGTTGGAGGAACTCGTCGACGTCCTCA
This genomic window from Heliomicrobium undosum contains:
- a CDS encoding RelA/SpoT family protein is translated as MQVTLGQLLKRVQSYTQNPTDLEFVRRAFEYADAAHTGQLRKSGEPYIYHPMAVAYILADLELDVATIAAGLLHDVVEDTPITQEQLEKDFGPEVALMVDGVTKLSRLEFHSKQEQQVESLRKMFLAMAKDIRVILIKLADRLHNMRTLKHQTPEKQREIAIETIELFAPLANRLGISRIKWELEDLALRYMEPETYYDLVTRIATKRAEREERINEIIAVLREKLDAVGIQAEISGRPKHFYSIYRKMTSQKKDLSEIYDLIAVRVLVDSVKDCYGALGIIHTIWKPIPMRFKDYIATPKTNMYQSLHTTLVGPLGEPFEVQIRTAEMHRTAEYGIAAHWKYKEGGKVQGRSFEEKLAWLRQLLEWQSDQKDTQTFMETLKIEFFSDAVFVFTPKGDVIELPAGSTPIDFAYRIHSNVGHRCMGAKVNGRIVPLDYQLNNGEIIEVLTKTTAGPSRDWLNVVKTSNARNRIRQWFKKEKREEFVERGKEALEAELKRLKFDPNDVLKAERMLDISKRFNYQTVDDVYFAIGDGVLTVNQIILRLKDELKKEKRLEEDLAPPPEVKPFSGFGKPSQGVRVRGVDNVLIRFSRCCNPLPGDEIIGYITKGRGVSIHRVDCTNMVNMSEEERERIVEVAWDTTSQATYQVEMEVIAMDRERLTTDVMLSVADAKTSINSIYSRATKNKMAQINMVVEIRDLGHLKFLMDKVSKVRDVLEVRRLTPNTRPDKEGESLLG
- the dtd gene encoding D-aminoacyl-tRNA deacylase codes for the protein MRALIQRVLRGRVTVEGNEVGAIGPGLVVLVGAGQGDGEADARYVAEKIAHLRIFEDEQGKMNRSVSDVGGEVLVVSQFTLYGDCRKGRRPGFSQAAPPDEARRLVETVVEELRKFNLTVATGQFQAHMVVEIINDGPVTLMVEGRGSES
- a CDS encoding MBL fold metallo-hydrolase, yielding MNIRRWEAGMLAANCYLVQCPETGEAALIDPGGDGEMLLRRAGEAKAKIVAIINTHGHGDHIAANGDIKKATGAPLLCHEAEAAAIISPGKNLSLYTGVPITSPAADRLLEDGDVITIGKTVRLEVLHTPGHTVGGICLKGEGVVFTGDTLFYGSIGRTDFPGGSYSQILHSIREKLLTLPDDTVVYPGHGPESTIGFERVNNPFLAD
- the hemZ gene encoding coproporphyrinogen dehydrogenase HemZ, which encodes MDVCLRGMPPGYGVTLQEILWIHFPGAQFVENDDLSPEGDCFAATEIEKDTAEVRFREEAGGEGLPVITARFCHAGREGVGQATLSPNGEKESGDSDTVYDDNRREGENARRRAAKLALLRALEDYCGAPPNTWGILTGVRPAKIVHRRLDQGKDRESIRAELLRDYALQPEKADLLLEIALRQRPFFYAGPDDRHKAGVYIGIPFCPTRCLYCSFPGYDVKKFKGWLEPFLHSLRREIEAVGSALRQAGRQVQHIYIGGGTPTALTADQLEELLRWVNQHLRGPETVEFTLEGGRPDTLDRDKLERAFAGGVNRLSINPQSMNADTLERIGRCHRPGEVVEAVELARAIGFPVINMDMIIGLPGEDANAVRNTLDQIAPLRPENLTVHTMAIKRASRLTAEREQWILPTADEVEAMLAVTREGARDLGLVPYYLYRQKRILANQENVGYTLPGQECIYNIHVMEERQTIWGLGAGAATKIVRAEDGEILDSWHNPKDPMNYVERLDGIIGRKLKKLEGTLC
- the hisS gene encoding histidine--tRNA ligase, which gives rise to MLTGAPRGTKDILPAQSRHWQTLEDTIRRLCREYGYEEIRTPIFEHSEVFHRGVGETTDIVQKETYDFQDRGGRDLTLRPEGTAPTVRALLEHKLYAGPLPVKVYYTGPMFRFGRPQAGRLRQFHQFGIEVFGATGPRVDAEVIAMAMDFYSRLGLKNLELLLNSIGCQACRPAHREALHQFLSPKAGELCEDCKKRMDRNPLRVLDCKNQRCQELSQGAPTTVNHLCDDCANHFADVKELLDAAGVAYTLDDRLVRGLDYYTKTAFEIVSTDIGAQSSIGGGGRYDHLVEALGGPPVPGIGFGLGLERVLLTMENQGLLAADSREQRDLFIALAGEGTAPVAFGLAQTLRRRGVAVEMDYLERSLKAQMKTADRFHVPHVVIVGEGELKEGKITLRTMATGEQQQIPLDGATEYLYNLLANREN
- the aspS gene encoding aspartate--tRNA ligase, which encodes MSDMFTGLKRSHQGGDLRIDHAGQTVTLMGWVQRRRDHGGLIFVDLRDRSGLVQVVFSLEVGKEAFTKAEGVRNEYVLAVMGDVRPRPEGTVNANLPSGQIEVYARQLWVLNGAKTPPFYIEDDVEVDETVRLKYRYLDLRRPEMQRNLIIRHKTAKAMRDFLDRNGFLEIETPMLTKSTPEGAREFMVPSRIHPGEFFVLPQSPQLYKQILMVAGMERYFQIVRCFRDEDLRADRQPEFTQLDIEMSFTQMDDLLALMEEMVAHIFKEALGKDIPTPFRRIPYAEAMGRYGSDKPDLRFGLELIDLTETVKDVEFKVFASVVKGGGEVKAINAKGCAHFSRKEIDELTKGVAVYGAKGLAYIQMTEDGPKSPIAKFFTDEQFNAVLERLGAEKGDLLLFVADKPSVVAAALGFLRQELARRLNLIDPEKLEFAWVVDFPLVEYDPEEKRYNAIHHPFTAPKDEDLDLLDKEPGKVRAKAYDLVLNGVELGGGSLRIYRRDIQEKMFATLGMTPEEAYEKFGFLLDAFDYGTPPHGGIAFGLDRMIMLMTGRDTIRDVIAFPKTQSASDMMVDAPSVVTPRQLKDLHIKLDLPVKAPKAEPAKK
- a CDS encoding tRNA threonylcarbamoyladenosine dehydratase, whose translation is MRQHAFARTELIIGDKGIERLASATVAVFGVGGVGSFTVEALARSGVGHLVLVDHDEICLTNVNRQLHALHSTVGRPKVEVMAERVMDINPQAKVTCHRRFYGVEAGEEIITPELDYVVDAIDTVKGKLTIIEKAKAVGVPVVSALGAGNKLDPTRFQVADIYETTMDPLAKVMRKELRKRGVDKLKVVYSTEAPRPLKGEAACADNCICPHPEGPFGASCKQKRQIPGSISFVPSVAGLILASVVVRDILEASGLLTAAK
- a CDS encoding metal-sensitive transcriptional regulator, giving the protein MNMDTGYGYPLGVADLECTQSKEALIRRLKKIEGQIKGIQKMIADDKACLDLLVQVAAARAAINRVGTLIIMNHTRRCLSNVPLSGEQEKALEELVDVLTKFTK